A region of Microbacterium suwonense DNA encodes the following proteins:
- a CDS encoding ATP-binding protein, which yields MNRDDTERLHTAVLVAPASEKRRVRKQRQNAAAKLQTEQQHSEREETRAKYLAELAERRGTSYLPAAGEPGPAQLRSPGRFRLPRHQDTSATLAGAYPFLAEGGLGSDGVFVGQDLYSGGSFVYDPWVLYARGIITAPNLVLAGIVGSGKSSLAKSLYTRSLPFGRRVYVPGDPKGEHTAVAEAVGGRAIVLGHGLATRLNPLDEGYRPSGMSDESWASTVASRRRDLIGALAETVLTRPLTPLEHTAIDTALTEVVRSNDVPILPMVVEHILAPTPHADPDGRLAEDGRLVGHALRRLVAGDLAGLFDGPSTVTFDPTLPMISLDLSRVTENSTLISVLMTCSSAWMESALLDPNGGQRWCIYDEAWRLMSHPALLRRMDAHWRLARHYGIANMLIFHKLTDLENVGDQGSAMRALANSLLANAETRIIYRQESDQLGVTAGTLGLTGTEQKLLPGLGVGQGLWRIKDRSFVCQHQLHPDELALFDTTGRMVG from the coding sequence ATGAACCGGGATGACACCGAGCGGCTCCATACGGCGGTCCTCGTTGCTCCAGCCTCCGAGAAGCGTCGAGTGCGTAAGCAGCGTCAAAATGCGGCCGCAAAGCTACAGACCGAGCAGCAGCACTCTGAACGCGAAGAAACGCGCGCCAAGTATCTCGCCGAGCTGGCTGAGCGTCGGGGCACGTCGTATCTTCCCGCCGCTGGGGAACCTGGCCCGGCTCAGCTACGTTCACCAGGCAGGTTCCGTCTCCCCCGACATCAGGACACCTCTGCCACTCTCGCAGGGGCGTACCCATTCCTCGCCGAGGGCGGGCTCGGTTCCGATGGCGTCTTCGTCGGTCAGGACCTGTATTCGGGCGGCTCGTTCGTTTACGACCCGTGGGTGCTGTACGCCCGCGGCATCATCACCGCCCCGAATCTCGTGCTCGCGGGCATCGTAGGCTCCGGGAAGTCCAGCTTGGCAAAGAGCCTCTACACACGGTCCCTCCCATTCGGGCGCCGCGTCTACGTGCCAGGTGACCCGAAGGGCGAACACACGGCCGTCGCCGAGGCCGTCGGCGGGCGTGCAATCGTGCTCGGGCACGGGCTTGCCACACGGCTCAACCCTCTCGACGAGGGCTACCGCCCCTCTGGCATGAGCGACGAGAGCTGGGCGTCCACCGTCGCGTCTCGGCGCCGCGACCTGATCGGTGCACTCGCTGAAACGGTTCTTACTCGACCCCTCACCCCGCTGGAGCACACGGCGATCGATACCGCGCTGACCGAGGTCGTGCGCAGTAACGATGTACCGATCCTTCCAATGGTTGTCGAGCACATCCTCGCCCCCACCCCGCACGCAGACCCTGACGGCAGGCTCGCGGAGGACGGGCGGCTCGTCGGGCACGCACTCCGAAGGCTTGTTGCGGGAGATCTCGCCGGGCTCTTCGACGGCCCGTCGACTGTGACGTTCGATCCGACGTTGCCGATGATCTCACTCGACCTTTCACGGGTGACCGAGAACTCCACGCTGATCTCGGTGCTCATGACCTGCTCCTCTGCGTGGATGGAGTCTGCCCTGCTCGATCCCAATGGCGGGCAACGCTGGTGCATCTACGACGAAGCGTGGCGGCTCATGTCTCACCCAGCACTGCTGCGAAGGATGGATGCCCACTGGAGGCTCGCTCGTCACTATGGGATCGCGAATATGCTGATCTTCCACAAGCTGACCGACCTGGAGAACGTCGGCGACCAAGGCTCCGCGATGCGCGCCCTTGCTAACAGTCTGCTGGCCAACGCCGAGACGAGAATCATCTATCGACAGGAATCCGACCAGCTCGGCGTCACAGCCGGAACACTCGGGCTCACCGGAACCGAGCAGAAGTTACTGCCCGGGCTCGGCGTGGGACAGGGGCTCTGGCGCATCAAGGATCGCTCGTTCGTCTGCCAGCATCAATTGCACCCCGACGAGCTGGCACTCTTCGACACCACGGGTCGCATGGTTGGCTAA
- a CDS encoding MFS transporter, with the protein MSFRISLHRDRSSVRAWLVLVCLSILQFFIAVDVTVVNVALPSIGAEFGASESQLTWVVVAYTITGGGLLMLGGRLGDVFGRRRVLLTGTAIFGAASLLAGIAWSFPILVASRLLQGVGEALALPAAMATIVMLFPEGRGRSRALSVWAAVASCGLVLGFVLSGVITEFYGWRWIFLVAIPFVLLVLVTAGILLPVGSAAKPTPLDLPGAILLTATPLLFVFGIIEAGSGAQTVTWVAALAGSFVCAALFVVVERRAANPLVPMTFFRNRTRVLANGATALLSAALSTSFLLFTFYLQERLGLSPLATGFTLIPLAVSLVIAATFVPRLLDRWGARACILAGLVFTALAMGTIAIVVHMHGPAPAMIPAMILIAAGMGFGLVGLQYAAVSGVTDHDAGIASGVQRASDQLGDQPASPSTWASALRPCLPGMRRIWSAVPSP; encoded by the coding sequence GTGTCCTTTCGCATTTCCTTGCACCGGGATAGATCATCGGTGCGTGCATGGCTTGTCCTTGTCTGTCTCTCCATCCTGCAGTTCTTCATTGCCGTCGACGTCACCGTCGTGAACGTCGCACTACCTTCCATCGGCGCCGAGTTTGGCGCATCAGAGAGTCAGCTGACCTGGGTTGTGGTCGCCTACACGATCACGGGAGGTGGCCTACTCATGCTGGGTGGGCGCCTCGGCGACGTGTTCGGCAGGAGACGCGTGCTCCTGACCGGCACCGCGATCTTCGGCGCGGCCTCCCTACTGGCTGGGATCGCATGGTCATTCCCGATCCTCGTCGCCTCCCGATTGCTGCAGGGAGTCGGTGAAGCGCTTGCACTCCCCGCAGCGATGGCGACCATCGTCATGCTCTTCCCCGAAGGGCGCGGACGGTCACGGGCACTGAGTGTCTGGGCAGCAGTCGCCAGCTGTGGCCTCGTGCTCGGATTCGTACTCTCCGGGGTCATCACCGAGTTCTACGGCTGGCGATGGATCTTCCTTGTGGCGATTCCGTTCGTCTTGCTCGTGCTGGTCACAGCGGGCATCCTCCTCCCCGTTGGAAGCGCGGCGAAGCCCACTCCGCTCGACCTTCCTGGCGCCATCTTGCTCACCGCGACGCCGCTGCTGTTCGTGTTCGGAATCATCGAAGCAGGCTCGGGTGCGCAAACCGTGACCTGGGTGGCCGCACTTGCTGGCTCGTTCGTCTGCGCCGCATTGTTCGTCGTGGTTGAGCGACGTGCAGCGAATCCTTTGGTGCCGATGACGTTCTTCCGCAACCGGACGCGAGTCCTCGCGAACGGAGCCACGGCGCTTTTGAGCGCCGCACTGTCAACGTCGTTCCTGCTCTTCACCTTCTACCTGCAAGAACGTCTGGGGCTCAGCCCGCTGGCGACAGGATTCACGCTCATCCCCTTGGCCGTCTCGCTCGTGATCGCGGCGACGTTCGTGCCCAGGTTGCTCGACCGTTGGGGCGCGCGTGCATGCATCCTCGCTGGCCTCGTGTTCACGGCGCTGGCGATGGGAACCATCGCGATCGTCGTACACATGCACGGACCAGCACCAGCGATGATTCCCGCGATGATCCTTATCGCCGCAGGCATGGGCTTCGGTCTGGTTGGCCTCCAATACGCGGCGGTGAGCGGCGTCACCGACCACGATGCCGGGATCGCCTCTGGTGTCCAGCGAGCCTCCGATCAATTAGGGGATCAACCGGCATCGCCCTCTACCTGGGCATCGGCTTTGCGCCCGTGTTTACCGGGGATGCGCCGTATCTGGTCAGCAGTGCCCTCGCCGTGA